Sequence from the Chanodichthys erythropterus isolate Z2021 chromosome 12, ASM2448905v1, whole genome shotgun sequence genome:
ggtctcatcttcctgtttttggttagtttagatgtctttggtccatgttgcgttcatatatcattcgaaccacaccagagtttgtttggaagTGGGCCGAGACTCATCCTTAGTGCGGTTCAAAAGCCCTGAAAAGATGTTCACATTtggcatgtttggttcgattaaaacaaaccctggtgcaattgctctgttagtgcggttcatttgaacgtgtgaacgctgccatccgagccctggtgcgcaccaaacaagtggGCTGAGactgctgaaaagatgggtcttgATCCGCTTCCAAACAAATTCTGGTGTGATTCGAATGAAATGTGAACTCAATGCAGACCAAAAACATGTAAACGAACAAAAACGGGACaatgagaccctaaaaaggaccaCATGTTCTGCACACATATCGTTTTTTCTCATAGTAGcaagtttgcccatcacaggcatcagacgcctGTCTCCATGCAGCAGATTTTTTGTGTGTCCCGCCGCtcttttgactcctttacacattttataagttCCCAGCTGGACAAAATTACCATCAAATGCAGGCTATGCACACAGAACAAGCACATTTTgcccagcacacagcattgttttggatgttcggtaagtttcgtctcaaaataggcaatacgccAAAATCCGATCAATCCGGTTTTGATCATAGACCAGGACTATTTtaatcaccgaaccaaaaggcATAGGGCTGATTAGCATTCAGATTGCCAAAGAGTGAGTTCAcacttaaaatgtgtaaaagagTCAAAACAGCTGCAGGAATCCACGCatcagatcatttgtgtgtgtgatggagggagacgtgCATCATCTGATGCCTGTGGTGGGCAAACTCTAGACTATGACTAGAAAAAGCGATAAGCATGAGGATTCTTCCTAGTTTTTGTTAACATGTCTTTGGTTCGTGTTGTGTTCATTTATCATTCGAACCACACCAGAGCGGACCGAGACTGCTGAAAAGATGTGtatcggtccgcttgtttggtgcgcaccagggttcggatggcagcgttcacacatgctcaaatgaaccgcactaaaacaaaccctggtgcgattgctctgttaaTCAAATCAAACATGACAAGTCTGAATGCAAGTGTGAAGCTCATGAAAAACATCAGGAAACACCTCAACTCTTAAGACAAAAATGGCATTGCATGAATACAATACttattcatataaaataattcatgatttttcacaatgcaaaaatattataatgGTAGATTGCAATGATGACCACCCCTCCCAAAATTTGtcattgtttgatttttttttaacttattacatttaatatagtaatttttaattattttcattactgtaatgcagaAGAAACATATTAATGTAATGATTCAGGGAGAAATGTGCTTAACTATCATGAAAATAACACCACAATGCAAAACAATCTTGAATATCTCAATTTTCATTAAGCAAACAATTTTTTCCCTCTTTAATCctcagtgtgtgtgtaatgaTTTGTGTTATGTGGCTGAAGTATGTTTTATATCATGAACTGAATTTCCTCTGGTCTCTCTGTGTGAACGCAGCTGGGATCGTGGCTGGGCTTCACTCTGATGACCCAGTGTCTGCCCGTGGCGTTCTTCACCCTGGTGGGCTTCATTCAGATGACCGTGTGGGCGAAAGGGAAACACCGCAGCTACCTGAAGGAGTTCCGCGACTATCCCACGCTCCGCTCTCCCATCCTTCCCTTCATCCTGTAGGACAGTCACGCAGTATTCCTCTCGTCTTTTTAACCTTTCTTCTCTCGTCCTCCTCGTCTCTCTTTTATACTGCACATGGTCTGCCTCCATTCGTTTTACATCCGGCATTTGTTCACTGCTCATCTCTTAAAACGGACTgattctaaataataataaagtctaCTCCGATCCAGAACCTCGAAAGCTTCATTCTAATGGCTCAATATGTTGGAAATCTTTATCATCATGAAAACTGTCAAAAGCATGTCCAGATCATAATTATATCATAATCCAGAAAGTAGTAACTAATATTTTGCACAAAGACAATAGAGCACATTTTAAGACCATAATTGACATTGTTGTCATAATTAAGCATGCCATGAAttgtgaaaacatttttttgaagTACAATTGTAAGTATACAAAATCTGGTCAGTGtgatttattttgtattgtattgctGAATATATATTGCATTACAATTATGCAAATTTGAGGAACGGGAATACTTGTCATGAAAGCAAGGTCACAATACAAAGTCTTTAATGGGTCATTTactttatgcaaaatatttttttttcccccagacctGGACGTTTCTTCATTAGATTCCTCTCATCTAGTCATTTAACATCTATAGAAGCTTTGAGGGAAACTGGTCAAACATGTATTTACAGTTTTCCCGCCTCTGTATCATGTTTGTGCTCCATTACCGAGAGTCATTCTGTATTTTGAGTGCTCTACATGCTAATGATCTCTGATATGCACTGACAATGTGACAGCTGTGACCTCAGTAAAGATgtttagttctgctttaattcATTGTGATGATCTCAAAACACTAACAGGAGGACCTGAAGTATCCAGTCAAAGACCATCGACTGTATTCATCCCTGTAGAGACGAGCTTCCTTCAGACACGCCACACTGTATGTGATTATTAGTACATGTGAAGCTAAAGGAAATTTGTCGTAAACTGCAGATGTTAGATCTGTTTTGTTGACCTAACAATTTatataaaagaagaaaaaaataacgtATTGTCTTGTGATTTGTCCAAGTATTTACAAATGGTAATGTGCAGTGCAATTCAAGAAAAgtgttacattttattatattctgCTAGACTGGTTGTGCAACTTACGAGTTTCTAGATAAAAGTCTGCTCATGTGCATCTGTGTGTTTTAAGAAAATTATCCATTCTGTTGAGCTCACAAGataatctttattattattgagaGAGCTATTTATATACACAGAAAGAGGAGAAAATGATGGAGAAATGAAGGCGGGATATTTATGCTGCATTCGCCTCAATCCTCTTCTTCCTCAAGTTCAGTCTTCTCTCTCGCTCATACTCTTTCATCCTCATCACATAACTGCAAAGAACAAGACAAAACTCAATAAGACAAGTGTTAAGAAATACACCAATACAAATTaagcaagcaaaaaaaaaaaaaaaaattgtaaatgttGCACGACTGGTGACCACCACAGTATGAAATGTGCTTcacatacacaaaaataaatgttctttattggcattgatggttccatgaggAACATTGTAATAATCTGTACTTTTGTGCAATTaaaaaggttccatggatgttcaATGTTCTTGAGACACTAAGaagaaaaatgtttcttttaaaaactgttcactgaaaggttctttgggatTTATGTCATCACtgacctttatttttaaaagcacAATATAACTTTTTGAATCAATACACCAATCCgttttccaaaacatgtttttgtcatgttttaacCTGATTCACTAAGGTAAGCATATTCATTAAAAAGTAGACATATTCATTCAAAGTATTGCATTCTGACTCATTTGTTCCGCAATATAATGGGAGAACTGTGCATGTATCTGTATACATAAGCCCTGTTAGCACAGTTATTAGCAGCAATATTTTGGCTACGTCCGTCATTGCACAGACTCTCCTCATGTAAAGCACCGCACAATCCGACGTCAAACAGAGCACACTCCGATATCACTGGCCAAAATCTCTGGTTTCACCGTCTACACTGTATGTATGCTGTAACAATGCTATAACCAGAGTTTCTAAAAATTTTTACTGCATTTGCGTGTGGACTAACAGCCAAACCGCATAGAAAAACGCCCGTGTATTAAAATACCCGTGTATTAAATCTCCACAAATCTCCTAAAGCTCCACAGAATCACCTGATTCGAAAAAAACGCCAAACAGGggagagtctgctggcaaaaagagaacatgacagagctcgtaataaaacaagaatcaacatttgCTTGGCTTTTCGGAGATGGtgagaactgagggatttgaaatgttgtaaaagtgtttttattactcaacaggtgagtaaggtattttattaAACATGAATTGCCATGTGTATCTCTCTAAGAGAGTTCATTGTTAAGCATTATCTATAGTGAAgggtcatttcattatggttgttgTAGCGCTTGATACTTTGTTGAAAATGAATTTGTGTTTATTAATGGCTAAAGCTACAGTAACATCTTCAGCTAGTTAGCTTGggatcctttccatctaaactggttatatctcttaGTAGTAAATGTTTTCTGAGCAGTTAGATAGCCACATTCATGTGTAATGTCACGCAGAACCAAAGCAaatccaaaacaatgttcttccgcaaaatgcatgcagttttgttttgacCGCTGGAGGGCCAAAAGTTATACAGTGGACCTTTAAGAGTCTATAATGATTTACTTAGTAACAATTGTAGGCCGTTCAACGTTTAAAACAGAGGACTtcagaaataaaatgtatttaaataattatttaaaaaaaaaaattaaaaagttgcAAAAACAGCTTTGGGGTTTTTTCATATACAGTTAATGACCAATTATAATAAAGTTTTTatgacatgtttttgtattCAGGGTAatgctaaaatgttttaaatgttacacTTCTAAATTAATCTAGCAGGAATGTCAATCTAGTGTGAGCAGCAGATAACAGAATTACTTTTGGAACCAAATTAACTTTCAAAGGCAGATTTTTCAAGCCTGAGGATCCTGTATCAAACTGCTgatttaaaatcaattaaaaacaGTCTTAAATGGACTGCCTGCATCTATAATATGTGTACGTCTAGAAATGTGTGTTAGTACAGACTGATTGAGAAAAGCGTTTCTTACTCCTGATGTTCACAGTAGTCCCAGTCATGTCTCTCATGTTTGCAGGCCAAGAAATTGGGGAAGTTGTCTCTCTTGCACTTCATGAGTTTGAGCAGGTAGTGTGCGCAGTAATCACGCTGCTCCACCGGCAGCATCGCCAGGTTCATCTGCTCCTGTGTCGCCACCATTACTGAGAGGAACACAACGCAAACCATTTGAGCTTTacaatcaaataaaatagaCAATCTATAGTGATATGTTCATTCTTAGTCGGTTTTATTACATGACCGAAAAGTGAACAAGATATGACAGATCAGCATTACCAGGTGTCAAAGaggaaaaaagtttgaaacccttcattcattcatatatatatattcatatattatatatatatatatatatatatatatatatatatatatatatatatatatatatatgaatatatatatatgaataaataatttataataaataataaataaaataaatagataaattttatatctatattcatatattattatatatatatatatatatatatatatatatataggaataaataatttataataaataataaataaaataaatagataaattttatatatatattcatatattattatatatatatatatatatatataaaatttatctGAATAACTTAGTTTTCAGAACTGACATATTTATGGTGACTCTACTGTTCTCCcataagtcactttggataaaaaaaaaagcatctgaTTCTAAGCGAGTTAAATATAagctataaaataaaaaaaagatttaaattaaatcagATAAATGCAAATGTctaataaactacatttttgaGTACAATAAACGTACCAGTTTCATTTATGTACATGTATGAATATGTATCACATTACACTGATTCTTGAGATAAgagacaaaacatgttttagaagttaacttttattatttaacaatacattatttttaaactgaTATATTTGTAGACAAAGGTCTCAGCCAATGATTGTCTGTCTATCACCAGAcgaagctcaatttaaaattgaacattggtctggagagtctgtatgtattttctactgcacaaaaGGCGTGATCAATGAGCATTATTCAcacaattggatagtccttcaaccaatcaggtcaaaacatgaaagtgatctgtatttacacccactcgagcgatttgtttgctaaactaaagaagtcagtcagcatcgtcgagaggttaaaaggaattggactgacggtcgtgcttgccgtcgcttctctatcgtcatcgtgttatacccaccaatagcaaacaaggtggataagccagtctgtgattggttcccgcaaaagtgtaacagaagcagtagaaatgaatgtacgggtttccagactgagttgccgggcgaaatcaaatcgccggcagatcagacTGAGTTTACCCAGTCTAAGCTAATTAACCATGTAagggaaatgtttttttttttttttttcctcctttcTAAAAATGTAGATTTACTTCAGAACTTAATTTGTCTCAACTCCATCAGACACATTAAAATTCATGATATTTTATTCCTTCCAACAACAGTGTAAAGTTTTCAATTATGTAATAATGGTGTTCGGTAAAGGAGctagtgaaaaaaaataattctccatttttttttttttttcttcttcttttgttaGGTCTATTATGAACCATCCAGTTCCTAAATTCCTATCTACCCTCCATTTTGACATTAAAGATATGTAACCAATGTTAGGTAAATCAGATATGATATCATGTAGTTTAgttgatgtttaatattttaacacaatgaattgaaaaaaaaaaaaaaaagaatatgacatttctttcaaaatgaacaaaaacctTCACCTGACGGTTGACAAATgccgacggagttgacaaatactaaCAGAGTTggcaaaaactgacggagttgccAAAAATACAGTTATACAGTAACAGAATCATGAAACAACATTAGAAGAATATTTTTCACCATAACGACAtgttaattttgttttcttcctcaGTTGTAGCTGCCTTAGATAAATCTTACAATTTTTGATATGTTTATTGACAACTATTTACAGAAACTATTACACCGGGATGACAGAGTTGACATATTAAAGCTGTGACCGCAGAGACTTCAACATTGTTTGtataaaatattacacaaatataaaaCTTCCAGGACTGTTTCCTACTGTGTGAGATCCACAGTGAGTAGGACATAGGAAAGGGTCCTCAGAGATAAAGATGACCATGACATTGCCTGATTTATTcagaattatattttaaaaaatatgatggAGTTGACACAAATTAAATACACAACTTtgacagtcatttttttttttttaatggaaaatataaTTCAAGATCAAGACTTACTTTTTGATTTGTTTGATATATTGCAGATCTCTGcctttcaaattaaattcatATTTCTGAATCTGTTGCCTTTTTAAACACGGTCCCATGTTTTGTCAGTGATTAGATTATTAGTTTATATTAAAGCTGTATTAAAAAGTATTGTGTTTTGGGGAACAATGATCTTTAGTCAACTCTACATGAATTTGAGTTATAATGACACCGAAAATCAGGTCTAAACACACATTTTGGCAGGAGCCTCTGGACTGGACCTGAGGTTCAAAGTCAATCTGAGGACCTAAAGACTCGCGGTTCATATTTAGAGACTTGATTAGGTCTGACGGGGACGGATAATGTCTGAAATGCGCTGATAAAGTGTGTTTGAGCGGTTTTATTGTCACCTCTCTCCTTCCGCTCCGCGAAGCCCAGATTCGGGTCATATGCAGACGGCTTCTGCGGGTCTGGCGCCGCGTCTCTTTCCGTGATATAACTCCGCACGAGATGAGAACCCATTCTGAACGCAGTATTTCACCGCCGACAGCAAAAACAGTTTAACGTCCAACTACAGAGAATAATAATTCCGCTTATAATGCAGAAAGCGAATCAATTCTGCACACTGGCAGTCGGTCACCTCCAGAAACCATCTGAAGTTTCCGGTCTGCACAGGAAGTAAACACGCGCAACGAGTAACACACTCCTGAACGTCCTCGACACTAATGACACCGTTCCGCCTCAAGATCTCCCTAAAGGCTGTTAAAAATTAACTCAAAAATCAATTGCTGATGTTGCTGCTGCTTTCACAACACGTACGTCAACATAACATACATGTTTCTGCAACAAAAGCGCAATCAtttaatatttgattattttcagTCACTGAGAGACATTAGCATTAATCGGGATCTATTATGGcgattaattaaataattgagTTTTACTTTTATCCCAAACTTGTTATAATGttccataaatatattaataaaattgaCATCTAAATTGTTTACTTGACGAGCTATAACTTTCAATGCTTCATAAATTTCAATTAATTTCTAAGTCCGAGAAGTGACAGAAAAGCCCgccacagaaattcaaaaactaACGGTCGACTCGATCTGCATTTCTCTTCATttaatgtatgcatgtatttatGATTCTTAAAAGATCAGGCTAGTTAGAAAATAATAAGTGGAAACGAGTGGAATATTCTGCTTATTGGCAGACTTAAATAGATGAATCTGCAAATTTGTTTTGTGGTAAAGATTTAGGCAGCTAATCCCTTACGAAAATTATTCATGGTTACTTAACCATAATCACAAAAAACATAGTTaaactattttgttttgtagcaaaaccatggttaatttgtggttaccatcatgtgttttttttttttttttttaaattaaaaccatGGTATTTTTCGTAAGGGATATTTTCTTAGCCTAGTTAAGTTAATTGAACGTTTAATCAAAGTTGAGTTTACCGTCTTGTTTTGAATGTATaacatatgtataatatatattgacATTATGGTGacataaaggattagttcacccaaaaatgaaaataatgtcatttattactcaccctaatgccgtttcacacccgtaagatcttcgttaatcttcagaacacaaattaagatatttttgatgaaatctgatggctctgcGAGGCCTGCATATGGAGCAattacatttcctctctcaagatctataaaggtgctaaaaacatataaatcagttcatgtgagtacagtggtttaatatttatattataaagtgacgaaaatatttttgttgcaccaaaaaaaaaaaaaaaaaaaaaacgacttatatggtgatggccgatttcaaaacactgcttcaggaagcttcggagcgttatgaatctattgtgtcgaatcatgattcggatcacatgtcaaactgccaaactgctgaaatcacgtgactttggcgctccgaacagctgattcgatacactgattaatttgtgctctgaagcttcctgaagcagtgttttgaaatcggccatcactttataagtcgttattttgtttttttgttttttggtgcaccaaaaatattctcgttgctttataatattaatattgaaccactgtactcacatttaaatatgtttttagtacctttatggatcttgagagaggaagtgtcattgctccctatgcaggcctcactgagccgtcggatttaatcaaaaatatcttaatttgtgttccgaagattaacaaaggtcttacgggtgtggaactgcatgaggatgagtaataaatgacagaattttaatttttgggtgaactaatcctttaagacccAAAGACAACTTAACCTAACTGAGATCTTCAGAAGaacttgataattacagacaggtgtgttgtaTCAGGGACAGAGTTGGATGGATCTTAACTCTGCAGGTAGGCAACTTGGATTGGGAAAAAGATTGGGCACCCCTGAATCAGAAAGTGGTTTCTACAGCCATTAATTAAATTTCCTTTATTAATGTCAGACACACATTCACATCAACACATGTATTTAACAACATCATTTTCAAATTTAATGTGAATAATAGACATTAAATTGAATAtttctgagattttttttttttttaataggagACCTAAAATAGATCATAATCTCTTACTTATAAATCTCTTACTTACTATAATCCCTGTCAGAatgggaaaaaacaaaaaaacaaagatatggtTGTTTTTCactattaataatcataatgtgCAGATTCCAGTTGCAGTTTCATCTTTTCTCTCCCTGTTGCACACACCAGGTGTTGGGCTGGTCGAGGATTCTTGACCTTGATTACTGATAGAGATCATCATCTCCATCATTTCTGAAATGACCCCCAGAGCCTTGGCCTGACCCTTGACCTCCACCTGACTGAGCTGCTGTAGGAAACCTGAAGATGAGTCAAAGAATGAACGAGATTGAGGTATGAAGTGGCTTGAGGTACCTTtgatttgtgtttgttttcttgtttgagTACCTGAAGTTCCCGAATCCACGGCTCTGCTGAAGAGTCTGAGCAAACATCTCATACTTCCGTATGTCATTATCACTAACAGACCGACGAGCAAATCTCATGGCTTCCTCAAAATGATCCTTCCTGATCTCAGGCACTGGGTCATAATCATCATCCTGGAAACAGTTATGAAGGTATAAAGGACAGGTATGAAtcatgtttctttattttagaGTATATTACACTCTAAACCAGGGGTCAGCAACCTATGCTGCTATACAATTCAGAGATTTTCAGCCAAGTACATTGAGTcctattaaacacacacacacacacatcaaaatAATTGTGATACATGTGGAAACTCTGTTCAGGCatacctggtcacttcatgtgtTTTCTCTGATTGGATAGCTATCCAATTGTGAAAAGACCGAAAaaaaaagggttttttttttttgggatgaAAGACAAAATGTATCTAGTTGTTGAAACCACATATATAAATTTTACTCCTC
This genomic interval carries:
- the ndufb7 gene encoding NADH dehydrogenase [ubiquinone] 1 beta subcomplex subunit 7, whose protein sequence is MGSHLVRSYITERDAAPDPQKPSAYDPNLGFAERKERVMVATQEQMNLAMLPVEQRDYCAHYLLKLMKCKRDNFPNFLACKHERHDWDYCEHQDYVMRMKEYERERRLNLRKKRIEANAA